Below is a window of Mycolicibacterium rhodesiae NBB3 DNA.
CCCTAAAACGCTCATGGGTAACGAGTTTCGTCGAAGCGCTTGTCACCGGCCGGTGAGTTTGGTTAAGTCACCTGATCCAGATAACGATTTGATCACGGCGCGGAGGTCCTCGGATTGGCGGAGCAGCGTTGGCCCGCGCCGCCGCGACACGCGACCGACTGGGACGATGAGATCACCGAGGTCATTCCGTTCAACGAGTTCGGCGCTCTGGCTGAACTCATGTTTCGGGAGCAGTGCGCGTTCGACAAAGACTTCCAGGTCATCCACGCGCGCGAGCTGGGCGACGATCTCGACGTGGACGCTGATCAGGCACCGCTGCGGCTGCTCGGGCCTGTCGCGCGGCGCCCCGCCGAAGTGCGCCACCGACCGCAACCGCCTGCGAGGCACGCCAGCGCTCCGATGCGGCCATCGCAGCGAGGGCGCCACCGCAGTACTGTCGAGGGCGCTGAGCGCAGCCGCGTTGTGATCGCAGCGATGGCCGCCGGCGCGGTGGGCGCGGCCGCCCAATCCGCGCTGGGCGCTGCAGACATGGATTCCGGGCCGGCGGTGATGACGGCCGAAGCAACTGTCCTAGACACCGTTACTGGCGCCAGCGGCGGCGGGATGCAGGTGATCGCGGCGGCTCCGT
It encodes the following:
- a CDS encoding M23 family metallopeptidase, which translates into the protein MAEQRWPAPPRHATDWDDEITEVIPFNEFGALAELMFREQCAFDKDFQVIHARELGDDLDVDADQAPLRLLGPVARRPAEVRHRPQPPARHASAPMRPSQRGRHRSTVEGAERSRVVIAAMAAGAVGAAAQSALGAADMDSGPAVMTAEATVLDTVTGASGGGMQVIAAAPSINPAVAAEEFARGVAFAQQRAEREARLQRPLYVMPTRGILTSGYGYRWGALHSGIDIANAIGTPIHAVADGVVIAAGPVSGFGIWVKLRHTDGAVTVYAHLNSTTVNVGERVMAGDQVATMGNTGNSTGPHLHLEVHVNGTDRVDPAPWLATRGLTLGDLVG